The Chiloscyllium plagiosum isolate BGI_BamShark_2017 chromosome 42, ASM401019v2, whole genome shotgun sequence genome contains a region encoding:
- the LOC122543083 gene encoding cytosolic purine 5'-nucleotidase-like isoform X13, producing MLHPINGTLKKKTLGNLEKYVMKDPRLPVLLSRMKEVGKIFLATNSDYSYTDAIMKYLFDSSLGQKSGTLHVSWHSYFDLILVDARKPLFFGEGTVLRLVDTESGKLRIGTYTGPLQSGIVYSGGSSDMICDLLGVKGKEILYIGNHIFGDILKSKKRQGWRTFLVVPELAHELQVWTEKSGLFEELRNLDMFVANIYKNLDSSSNERPDITLIRRQIKAVTHEMDMCYGKMGSLLRCGSRQTLFASQLMRYADLYAASCINLLYYPFSYLFRAPPVLMPHESTVEHAPQDMSCMESVLDNQMNKFELTNGNHQVSQCSGLPTTSISAPTKASIMPF from the exons CCTCGGTTGCCCGTGCTCCTCAGCCGAATGAAAGAAGTGGGAAAAATTTTCCTTGCCACCAACAGTGATTACTCCTATACAGAC GCaataatgaaatatttgtttgatTCCTCACTTGGGCAAAAG TCTGGTACATTGCATGTCTCCTGGCATTCCTACTTTGACCTGATTTTAGTCGATGCAAGGAAACCTCTATTCTTTGGAGAAGGAACCGTTCTCAGACTGGTTGACACT GAATCTGGGAAGCTTCGAATTGGCACTTACACAGGCCCTTTGCAAAGTGGTATTGTTTATTCTGGAG GGTCATCAGATATGATCTGCGACCTTTTGGGGGTGAAGGGCAAAGAGATTTTGTACATTGGAAATCACATTTTTGGAGACATCCTCAAATCCAAGAAGCGGCAGGGTTGGAGAACATTCCTGGTTGTGCCTGAACTGGCACATGAGCTGCAGGTCTGGACAGAGAAGAGCG GACTTTTCGAAGAACTTAGGAACCTTGATATGTTTGTGGCAAATATTTACAA GAATCTGGACAGTAGCAGCAATGAACGTCCTGATATCACCTTAATTCGGAGACAAATAAAA GCAGTTACCCATGAGATGGATATGTGCTATGGAAAGATGGGAAGTTTATTAAGATGTGGCTCCAGACAAACACTATTTGCTAGTCAGCTGATGCGTTATGCTGACCTGTATGCTGCCTCGTGTATAAATCTTCTGTATTACCCTTTCAGCTACCTATTCCGAGCACCACCTGTTCTG ATGCCTCATGAGTCAACAGTTGAACATGCCCCACAGGACATGAGCTGCATGGAATCTGTCCTAGACAATCAAATGAACAAATTTGAACTAACCAATGGGAACCACCAGGTCAGTCAATGTTCAGGCCTGCCTACTACTTCCATCTCCGCACCCACCAAAGCCAGCATTATGCcattttaa
- the LOC122543083 gene encoding cytosolic purine 5'-nucleotidase-like isoform X12: protein MFQDVRDTVDFIHDSGTLKKKTLGNLEKYVMKDPRLPVLLSRMKEVGKIFLATNSDYSYTDAIMKYLFDSSLGQKSGTLHVSWHSYFDLILVDARKPLFFGEGTVLRLVDTESGKLRIGTYTGPLQSGIVYSGGSSDMICDLLGVKGKEILYIGNHIFGDILKSKKRQGWRTFLVVPELAHELQVWTEKSGLFEELRNLDMFVANIYKNLDSSSNERPDITLIRRQIKAVTHEMDMCYGKMGSLLRCGSRQTLFASQLMRYADLYAASCINLLYYPFSYLFRAPPVLMPHESTVEHAPQDMSCMESVLDNQMNKFELTNGNHQVSQCSGLPTTSISAPTKASIMPF from the exons CCTCGGTTGCCCGTGCTCCTCAGCCGAATGAAAGAAGTGGGAAAAATTTTCCTTGCCACCAACAGTGATTACTCCTATACAGAC GCaataatgaaatatttgtttgatTCCTCACTTGGGCAAAAG TCTGGTACATTGCATGTCTCCTGGCATTCCTACTTTGACCTGATTTTAGTCGATGCAAGGAAACCTCTATTCTTTGGAGAAGGAACCGTTCTCAGACTGGTTGACACT GAATCTGGGAAGCTTCGAATTGGCACTTACACAGGCCCTTTGCAAAGTGGTATTGTTTATTCTGGAG GGTCATCAGATATGATCTGCGACCTTTTGGGGGTGAAGGGCAAAGAGATTTTGTACATTGGAAATCACATTTTTGGAGACATCCTCAAATCCAAGAAGCGGCAGGGTTGGAGAACATTCCTGGTTGTGCCTGAACTGGCACATGAGCTGCAGGTCTGGACAGAGAAGAGCG GACTTTTCGAAGAACTTAGGAACCTTGATATGTTTGTGGCAAATATTTACAA GAATCTGGACAGTAGCAGCAATGAACGTCCTGATATCACCTTAATTCGGAGACAAATAAAA GCAGTTACCCATGAGATGGATATGTGCTATGGAAAGATGGGAAGTTTATTAAGATGTGGCTCCAGACAAACACTATTTGCTAGTCAGCTGATGCGTTATGCTGACCTGTATGCTGCCTCGTGTATAAATCTTCTGTATTACCCTTTCAGCTACCTATTCCGAGCACCACCTGTTCTG ATGCCTCATGAGTCAACAGTTGAACATGCCCCACAGGACATGAGCTGCATGGAATCTGTCCTAGACAATCAAATGAACAAATTTGAACTAACCAATGGGAACCACCAGGTCAGTCAATGTTCAGGCCTGCCTACTACTTCCATCTCCGCACCCACCAAAGCCAGCATTATGCcattttaa